From a single Thermoanaerobaculia bacterium genomic region:
- a CDS encoding amidohydrolase family protein: MRAHLRTLAWIAAATLAPSTAASAATASPLPAASSRIAVRAARLIDGRSDQVKQDAVVVVEGERIVAVGGRELLTPGLETLDLGDATLLPGLVDAHSHPLITVDDYQIDHLKHSSAFKALRGMKAVQDNLRAGWTTLRIAGDADVAYAVTDLRKAIDAGLFLGPRLTGAAHYLSTTGGGGDINFLAPEVRVAADGRIADGVEEVRKAVREEIKYGSDWVKLLVTGAFMSAGDRPQDVHFSPEELRVAVDEAKRHGVPVMAHAHATDGIKAAIRAGVRSIEHGTFLDDEAIGMLVESGVWLVPTLYIGDYYIEHGDPTGAQAKMIELSKRYKDEQYAWVGKAIRAGVKIAAGSDFGGYTQEINVGEIAALHRAGMTPMQAIQAATRVGAELLGWEDRIGTLEPGKLADLVAVPGDPLGDLGLLTHPSFVMVGGKRVPL, encoded by the coding sequence ATGCGAGCCCATCTGCGAACCCTGGCCTGGATCGCCGCCGCCACACTCGCCCCGTCGACAGCCGCCAGCGCTGCAACCGCCTCTCCTCTACCAGCAGCTTCTTCTCGTATCGCTGTCCGCGCCGCCCGTTTGATCGACGGGCGCAGCGACCAGGTGAAGCAAGACGCCGTGGTCGTCGTCGAAGGCGAGCGGATCGTGGCGGTCGGCGGAAGAGAGCTCCTCACGCCGGGGCTCGAGACGCTCGACCTCGGCGACGCGACGCTCCTCCCGGGGCTCGTCGACGCGCATTCGCATCCGCTGATCACGGTCGACGACTACCAGATCGACCATCTCAAGCACTCTTCGGCGTTCAAGGCGTTGCGCGGCATGAAGGCGGTGCAGGACAACCTGCGCGCCGGCTGGACGACGCTGCGTATCGCGGGGGACGCCGACGTTGCCTACGCTGTGACCGACCTGCGCAAGGCGATCGACGCCGGGCTCTTCCTCGGGCCCCGGCTCACCGGCGCGGCCCACTACCTCTCGACCACCGGCGGCGGCGGCGACATCAACTTCCTCGCGCCCGAGGTCCGCGTCGCGGCCGACGGCCGCATCGCCGACGGCGTCGAAGAGGTGAGGAAGGCCGTGCGCGAGGAGATCAAGTACGGCAGCGACTGGGTGAAGCTCCTGGTGACCGGCGCCTTCATGTCGGCCGGCGACCGACCGCAGGATGTGCACTTTTCCCCGGAGGAGCTCCGCGTCGCCGTCGACGAGGCGAAGCGCCACGGCGTCCCCGTGATGGCCCACGCCCACGCCACCGATGGGATCAAGGCCGCGATCCGCGCCGGCGTGCGCTCGATCGAGCACGGTACCTTTCTCGACGACGAGGCGATCGGCATGCTGGTCGAGAGCGGTGTCTGGCTGGTCCCGACGCTCTACATCGGCGACTACTACATCGAGCACGGCGACCCGACCGGCGCGCAGGCAAAGATGATCGAGCTTTCGAAGCGTTACAAGGACGAACAGTACGCCTGGGTCGGCAAGGCGATCCGCGCCGGCGTGAAGATCGCCGCCGGCAGCGACTTCGGCGGCTATACGCAGGAGATCAATGTGGGCGAGATCGCGGCGCTCCACCGCGCCGGCATGACGCCGATGCAGGCGATCCAGGCGGCGACCCGCGTCGGCGCCGAGCTCCTCGGCTGGGAGGATCGGATCGGCACGCTCGAACCCGGCAAGCTCGCCGACCTCGTCGCCGTCCCCGGCGACCCACTGGGCGACCTGGGCCTCCTCACCCATCCGAGCTTCGTCATGGTCGGCGGAAAGCGGGTTCCGCTCTAG
- a CDS encoding RNA polymerase subunit sigma-70, with the protein MTGGTVELDRLFSAYGSGDSSAFPALVELLYAELKRIARSQLRAGRPAGLETTALVHEAYMKLAASAATPARDREHFFAVCARAMRQLVIDQHRAANAGKRGEGIVHLPLDTGVHILDVGATDLERVHDALERLEEINPQLVRLVELRVFAGLTEAETAATLGLPLRTAQREWQRARAWLRLDLEASR; encoded by the coding sequence ATGACCGGGGGCACTGTCGAGCTCGACAGACTCTTCTCCGCCTATGGCTCTGGGGACAGTAGCGCCTTTCCGGCGCTGGTCGAGCTGCTCTACGCTGAGCTCAAACGCATCGCCCGCTCGCAGCTGCGGGCCGGGCGCCCGGCAGGACTCGAGACCACCGCGCTCGTGCACGAGGCCTATATGAAGCTCGCCGCGAGCGCAGCGACTCCGGCGCGCGATCGCGAGCACTTCTTCGCCGTCTGCGCGCGCGCCATGCGGCAACTGGTGATCGATCAACATCGCGCGGCGAACGCCGGCAAGCGCGGCGAGGGGATCGTCCACCTGCCGCTCGATACAGGGGTCCACATCCTGGACGTCGGCGCCACGGACCTCGAGCGGGTGCACGACGCGCTCGAACGCCTCGAGGAGATCAATCCCCAACTCGTCCGACTGGTCGAGCTGCGCGTCTTCGCCGGTCTCACCGAAGCCGAAACCGCCGCCACGCTCGGCCTGCCGCTGCGCACGGCCCAGCGCGAGTGGCAACGCGCCCGCGCCTGGCTGCGGCTCGACCTGGAAGCGTCGAGGTGA
- a CDS encoding serine/threonine protein kinase, translating to MIGDLDLERARRADRLFAELLDLDEVRRGEQLELLRGEDAAVAALLDRLLDAARCGTEASLDQALRQGAILAARARPEAADAFAAGSRVGAWRIVEPLARGGMSRVFVAERVAGGFRQRAALKLFERSPDRDSELVQRFEQERQILATLAHPNIARVLDGGVADDGRPYLVLELIDGEAIDRWCASRNPSLTERLQLFATAARAVQHAHSHLIVHRDLKPSNLLVDRSGVVKLLDFGIAKVLAGSRALDGLELSAPETRTTTRPLTPAYASPEQIRGEPVQTASDVYQLGLLLYEMLAGRPAHLFREDSWRELERVVCEADPPPLAPSNRRSQPGAGGTSTGLARIPADLETIVRKALQKDPERRYGSADRLADDVERFLADQPVLARPDTIRYRARKFVRRHRLAVGSASLVALLVLAATIVVLLQSRQVAAERDRARSEARRSEEVSRFLVSIFRASSPLENSGEDPTAGELLRRGEERLEGELADEPALFVPMILQIAEMNYGLGHWSTAEKLARRGLEVTARLPNSELFEAQALYVLAVVADVRGETAAAEPLARRSVDLRRRHLDPGHPDLPRALTVLAEIVGALDRPAEAEEAIAEALAILEAQPEVEPRALAGPLQVLGLAHLAQDEFEPAEAATRRAFDLAVRAYGATDPRTNWVRSNLARVLEVRGRTEEAYELFSTALAMRKKLLGEDHPRYSVAPLNMARICLVVGEVDTAETLARETLAAREKQLGEEHPDTAAARTLLATVEREQLRPDAALRNLVLAGDGLRRAFGESHRRYRLNELHRGHVLVDLGRLAEAETLRPLAEAVAARGLASDQVLAALLLGRMELAAGRDRAALGEFGRVVEAQRRLGDARLRPALEARFLAAFARARLAGAGEADPPGQEGPLPGPAAAAAELRPATPRLEQMISRHLAALSLSPSP from the coding sequence GTGATCGGCGACCTCGACCTCGAGCGCGCCCGCCGGGCCGACCGGCTGTTCGCCGAGTTGCTCGATCTCGACGAAGTCCGGCGCGGCGAACAGCTGGAGCTCCTGCGCGGGGAGGACGCAGCCGTCGCCGCCCTGCTCGACCGGCTGCTCGACGCCGCCCGTTGCGGCACCGAAGCCAGTCTCGACCAGGCTCTCCGCCAGGGTGCCATCCTCGCGGCGCGCGCCCGTCCCGAAGCCGCGGACGCGTTTGCCGCCGGCTCGCGCGTCGGCGCCTGGAGGATCGTCGAGCCCCTCGCCCGTGGCGGCATGTCGCGCGTCTTCGTCGCCGAGCGTGTCGCGGGAGGATTCCGGCAGCGGGCAGCCCTCAAGCTCTTCGAACGCTCCCCCGATCGCGACTCCGAGCTCGTACAGCGCTTCGAGCAGGAGCGCCAGATCCTCGCGACGCTGGCCCATCCGAACATCGCTCGCGTGCTCGATGGCGGCGTCGCCGACGACGGGCGGCCGTACCTCGTCCTCGAGCTCATCGATGGCGAAGCGATCGATCGCTGGTGCGCCTCCCGGAACCCGTCGCTCACCGAACGGCTCCAGCTCTTCGCCACCGCGGCCCGGGCCGTGCAGCATGCGCATTCCCACCTCATCGTGCATCGCGACCTCAAGCCGTCGAATCTCCTCGTCGACCGGTCCGGCGTCGTCAAGCTCCTCGATTTCGGCATCGCCAAAGTACTCGCGGGCTCCCGGGCACTCGACGGTCTGGAGCTCTCGGCGCCCGAGACGCGCACGACGACCCGGCCGCTGACTCCGGCCTATGCCTCGCCCGAGCAGATCCGCGGAGAGCCTGTCCAGACCGCGTCGGACGTCTACCAGCTCGGCCTCCTGCTCTATGAAATGCTCGCCGGCCGGCCGGCGCACCTCTTCCGGGAGGACAGCTGGCGCGAGCTCGAACGTGTCGTCTGCGAGGCCGATCCGCCGCCACTCGCGCCGTCGAATCGCCGGAGCCAGCCCGGCGCAGGCGGCACATCGACCGGGCTCGCCCGGATCCCCGCCGACCTCGAGACCATCGTGCGCAAGGCGCTGCAGAAGGACCCCGAACGCCGGTACGGCTCGGCCGATCGCCTGGCCGACGACGTCGAACGCTTCCTGGCCGATCAGCCGGTCCTGGCGCGACCCGACACCATCCGCTATCGCGCCCGGAAGTTCGTTCGGCGGCACCGGTTGGCGGTCGGCTCCGCCAGTCTGGTCGCGCTGCTCGTGCTCGCGGCAACGATCGTCGTCCTGCTGCAGTCGCGACAAGTCGCCGCCGAACGCGATCGCGCGCGGAGCGAAGCGCGGCGCTCCGAAGAGGTCTCGCGCTTCCTCGTCAGCATCTTCCGCGCCTCGAGCCCGCTCGAGAACAGCGGCGAGGACCCGACCGCCGGCGAGCTCCTGCGCCGGGGCGAGGAGCGCCTGGAAGGCGAGCTCGCCGACGAGCCCGCGCTGTTCGTTCCGATGATCCTGCAGATCGCCGAGATGAACTACGGGCTCGGTCACTGGTCGACCGCCGAGAAGCTCGCCCGGCGCGGTCTCGAAGTGACCGCGCGCCTGCCGAACAGTGAGCTCTTCGAGGCGCAGGCCCTTTACGTTCTGGCCGTGGTCGCCGACGTGCGCGGGGAGACTGCCGCTGCGGAACCGCTCGCCCGGCGCAGTGTCGATTTGCGCCGACGTCACCTGGATCCGGGCCATCCGGACCTCCCGCGCGCCCTGACCGTGCTCGCCGAGATCGTGGGCGCGCTCGACCGTCCGGCGGAAGCGGAGGAGGCGATCGCCGAAGCGCTGGCGATCCTCGAAGCGCAGCCGGAGGTCGAGCCGCGTGCACTCGCCGGACCGCTTCAGGTCCTCGGGCTCGCGCATCTCGCGCAGGACGAGTTCGAGCCCGCCGAAGCGGCCACCCGGCGAGCCTTCGATCTCGCCGTCCGCGCCTATGGCGCCACCGACCCGCGCACGAACTGGGTGCGCAGCAATCTGGCGCGCGTGCTCGAGGTCCGCGGCAGGACCGAGGAGGCCTACGAGCTCTTCTCGACGGCCCTTGCGATGCGCAAGAAGCTCCTCGGCGAGGACCATCCGCGCTACTCGGTCGCGCCGCTGAACATGGCCCGGATCTGTCTCGTCGTCGGCGAGGTCGACACAGCCGAGACGCTGGCGCGCGAGACGCTTGCCGCGCGCGAGAAGCAGCTCGGAGAAGAGCACCCGGATACCGCCGCCGCGCGCACCCTGCTCGCCACGGTCGAGCGCGAGCAGCTGCGGCCCGACGCGGCGCTGCGCAATCTCGTCCTCGCCGGAGACGGGCTGCGACGCGCTTTTGGAGAGAGTCACCGCCGCTATCGCCTCAACGAGCTGCACCGGGGCCACGTTCTCGTCGACCTCGGGCGACTGGCGGAAGCGGAGACCCTGCGCCCGCTCGCGGAAGCGGTGGCGGCCCGGGGCCTCGCGAGCGATCAGGTTCTCGCGGCGCTCCTGCTCGGCCGCATGGAGCTCGCGGCGGGTCGCGACCGCGCCGCCCTCGGCGAATTCGGACGCGTCGTGGAAGCCCAGCGCCGGCTCGGCGACGCCCGCCTCCGCCCGGCCCTCGAGGCCCGATTCCTCGCCGCCTTCGCCCGCGCCCGCCTGGCCGGGGCCGGCGAGGCCGACCCGCCCGGACAGGAGGGGCCTCTCCCGGGGCCCGCAGCGGCCGCGGCGGAGCTCCGGCCGGCGACACCGCGCCTCGAGCAGATGATCTCCCGGCATCTCGCGGCGCTCTCGCTGTCGCCGAG